AGGGTTTGCAGAATTTGCGCCCGGCGCTCGCCCGGCAGCGGGCGCTTGCGCGCGGCCGGTGCAGTGCCGCTGCTGGCGGCTTCGTTCTCAGGGAGGGCGGAGGCGGGGGCAAATTCAGACATGGGGCGAACACAGACAAAGGAGGGCCATTCTCGCAAAGAAAGCCGGCGCCAAAACCCTCAGCCACTGGCCTTTTCTGCCGCTTTGTCTGCCGCTTTGTCTGCTGCCACACCGCAGGCATGGCAGTAGCGCGCAAACGCACTCTTGCGCGTGCTGCACGCGCCGCAATGGTCAAACAGACCGATGCCGCAGTGCGGGCAAAAATCAATTTTTTCGTTCTTCAGATCCACCCCGCGCTCGCAGCCCGGGCACAGGCCCTTGGCCAGGCGTTCGAGCGCCAGGTCGTAGCCCAGCTCCTGGCGCCGCTCCTGCTCGGGCAGGGCTTCGGCCTGTTTTTGCCGCTCCAGGTAGCGGTTGAGCGCGACGATGGCCCAGCGCCCAACCAGCGCCGTGATGGCGATGCCGACCACGTAGCGCACGTAGCCGCCGTAGCTCGGCAGGTAGGGCACGAGCTCGACGAAGAAGGCGAACAGCGCAAAGAAGATGAAACCCCAGACGAAGGGCCACCAGGTGCCGTGGCGCTTTTTGGCAAACAGCCAGCCCGCGAGCAGCAACAGCGGCAGCGTCAGCGCCAGGCGGTAGAGGAACACGCGCAGCTCGGCGCTGCGCTGCGCCGCCCGCCAGGGCTCGCGCGCCGCCTCCTCCAGGGCGCTGAGCTGGGCACGGGCGGCATCGCTCGCCTGGCGCGCGTCGAGCTGCGCTTGCTGCTGCGCTTCGAGCACCTCCTGCGCGCGGCGCTCGGCCTGCTTCAAGGCGTCGAGCTGGCGGTTGCGCGCCAGCACCTCGGGGTTGTCCTCGCTGCGCTCCGTGGCCCGCCGCGCGGCCAGCCAGTTGGCGTAAGTCTCGCGCGCGTCCTGGCTCTCGCTGCGCGCCTTGCTGCGCTG
This DNA window, taken from Acidovorax sp. HDW3, encodes the following:
- a CDS encoding zinc ribbon domain-containing protein; this encodes MGKALRWSEKWFRRGLWLVAFVFASFLIGLGSQLVGDLPRVQAPVRLGDFVDQAQAAPLRARLKALEGSVQDAQQALEQAQLQRSKARSESQDARETYANWLAARRATERSEDNPEVLARNRQLDALKQAERRAQEVLEAQQQAQLDARQASDAARAQLSALEEAAREPWRAAQRSAELRVFLYRLALTLPLLLLAGWLFAKKRHGTWWPFVWGFIFFALFAFFVELVPYLPSYGGYVRYVVGIAITALVGRWAIVALNRYLERQKQAEALPEQERRQELGYDLALERLAKGLCPGCERGVDLKNEKIDFCPHCGIGLFDHCGACSTRKSAFARYCHACGVAADKAADKAAEKASG